The following DNA comes from Thermithiobacillus tepidarius DSM 3134.
GCTGCGCGAGCGCGGCGTCAGCCCCGCGGAACTCGATCGCGGCCTCAACGAGGCCAGCGGCCTGCTTGGCCTGGCCGGCGACCGCGACATGGCCCACCTGCTGGCCGCCGACACGCCGGCGGCGCGCTTTGCCGTGGAGCTCTTCTGCTACCGGGTGCGCAAGGCCATCGGCGCCTACGCCGCCGCCCTGGGCGGCCTGGATCAGCTCGTCTTCTCCGGCGGCATCGGCGAAAACGCGCCCGCCGTGCGCGCCGCCATCTGCGCGCCGCTGGACTTCCTTGGCGTGCGCCTCGACCCGGCGGCCAACGCCGCCAATGAGGCGCGGCTCGCCACCGGCCCGGTGGACGTGCACCGCATCGCCGTCAACGAAAACCGCGCCATCACCCGGGCGGTAGCCGCCCTGCCTGCCCCGCCGGCCGTTGCGACTTAAGTCTTCCCGCTTAAGTGCTATGCAGCAAATCGGAACTTTTTCCTATCCTTGAGTCGCGGTCATTACAACAGCACAGATAGGGAGGATGTATGGAGCGCGGCTCGCACGCCCTTCGGGCGCTTCCGTTCGTTTTGGCTTTGGGTCTGGCAGGCTGTGGCGGCGGCGGGAGCGGCGACAGCGCCAGCCCGACGTCCGGCGTGGCGCCGGACACCACGGCACCCTTCGTCGTCTCCACCACGCCCGCGAACAACGCCGTCGGCGTGGCCGTCAACGGCGCCATTACCGTCACCTTCAGCGAGCCGGTAACCGGCATCGACGGGACCACCTTCCTGGTGAGCGCCAACGGTGCGCCGGTGGCTGGCCAAGTCACCTATGTGGGCCGAACCGCCACTTTCACGCCCAGCAGCCCCCTGGCCGCTGCCGGCACCACCTACACGGTCACCATCACCACCGGCGTCAAGGACGCAGCGGGCAACGCACTGGCGTCCAACTACAACTGGACCTTCAGCACGCCGGCCGCCGCCGGCAATGCCGTCGCCCGCGCCGCCGACGGCAGCATCTACGTGGTCGGCGACACCAACGGCAACCTGGGCGTCAGCACGTTGGTCAACCAAGGTGCCCGGGACATCTTCCTGATCAAGTATGACGGCAGCGGCAACGTGGCCTGGCGGCGCCTGATCGGCACCAGCGCCGACGAGTCGGCCGCCGGCGTGACCGTGGATGCCAGCGGCGGCGTCTACGTGGCCGGCGCCACCCAGGGCAAGCTGGGCGACAACATCGGTGCCAATGTCGGCAAGAGCGATCTCTTCATAATCAAGTTCGACGCCGGCGGCAACCGGCTCTGGGCCCAGCAGCTCGGCACCACCGAGGATGACGCCGCCACTGGCGTGGCGGTGGACGGCAACGGCGGTGTCTACGTAGCCGGCCATACCAGCGGCACGCTGGCCGGCGCCATCAGCGCTGGTCAGCGCGATGCCCTGCTCGCCCGCTTTGATGCGAGCAATGGCGCGCTCATCTGGACCCGGCAGTTGGGCACCGCCGCGAACGACAAGGCCACCAGCGTGACGGCGGACGGTACCGGCATCTATGTGGGCGGCACCACCGGCGGCATCATGCCTGGCGTACCCGCTGCCACCACCTACATGGGCGCCACCGACTTCTTCGTGGCCAAGTTCGACGCCAGCGGCAATCAGACCTGGACCCAGCAGATGGGCACGCCGGAGGACGACATCCTCAGCGGCATCGCGGTGTTCAGCGGCAAAGTCTACGTGACCGGCCACACCAACTGCAACCTGGCCGGCACCAACGCCGCGGGCGATGTAGGCATTACCTATGATCTCTTCGCCGTCAGTTTCCGCATCGGCGATGGGCTCATGCAGTGGAAACAGGAGTTCGGCTCGAAGGGCAGCGAGTTCGCCACCGGCGTCGCCGTGGACGCCAGCGGCGTCTACGTGACCGGCTATACCAACGGCAACCTGGCTGATCCCGGCGCCGCCATGCAGAGCAATCCTTATGATGCATTCCTGGTCAAGTACGATCTCAGCGGCGCTCGCCAGTGGGTGCAGCAGAAAGGCACGGCCGGCAGCGATCTGACCAACGCCGTGGCGGTGGACGGCAACGGCAACACCGTCATCACCGGCTACAGCAGCGAGCCGCAGAACCTGGCCGGCAGCACCGCCGTGGGCGACGGGGTCTTCCTGCTCAGGTACGACGGCAGCGGCAATCCCGTCTAAGCCGGCGGTCACAGGCTGCTCAGCCAGCCGCGGGGGGCGCAATGCCCCCCATTTT
Coding sequences within:
- a CDS encoding SBBP repeat-containing protein, which produces MAPDTTAPFVVSTTPANNAVGVAVNGAITVTFSEPVTGIDGTTFLVSANGAPVAGQVTYVGRTATFTPSSPLAAAGTTYTVTITTGVKDAAGNALASNYNWTFSTPAAAGNAVARAADGSIYVVGDTNGNLGVSTLVNQGARDIFLIKYDGSGNVAWRRLIGTSADESAAGVTVDASGGVYVAGATQGKLGDNIGANVGKSDLFIIKFDAGGNRLWAQQLGTTEDDAATGVAVDGNGGVYVAGHTSGTLAGAISAGQRDALLARFDASNGALIWTRQLGTAANDKATSVTADGTGIYVGGTTGGIMPGVPAATTYMGATDFFVAKFDASGNQTWTQQMGTPEDDILSGIAVFSGKVYVTGHTNCNLAGTNAAGDVGITYDLFAVSFRIGDGLMQWKQEFGSKGSEFATGVAVDASGVYVTGYTNGNLADPGAAMQSNPYDAFLVKYDLSGARQWVQQKGTAGSDLTNAVAVDGNGNTVITGYSSEPQNLAGSTAVGDGVFLLRYDGSGNPV